The Acinetobacter lwoffii genomic sequence ATCAATACCAATCACCGCACATTCCAATATTTTAGGATGTTTGGACAGTACGCCTTCCAGCTCATTCGGATAGACGTTAAAACCGGACACCAAAATCATGTCTTTTTTGCGGTCCAGAATGGTGATATAGCCCTGCTCATCCATACAACCGATATCACCTGTCAGAAAAAATCCATCTTTGGTAAATACATGTGCTGTTGCTTCCGGTTGCTGCCAGTATCCTTTCATCACCTGTGGACCACGTATGGCGATTTCTCCAGCTTGATTAAACTCTACAGGTTTGCCTTCGTCATTCAGAATCAGAATTTCAGTCCCTGCCAATGGCAAGCCAATCGTGCCACTAAATCGCCGGCTTAAAGGCGGGTTAAAAGTTGCAGTCGGTGAGGTTTCAGAAAGCCCATAACCTTCATAAATCTGGCAGCCTGTGACCTCATGCCATAACTCTGCTGTACTTTTTAAAATCGATGCTCCCCCGCCGGTTGTAGTTTTCAGGCTTGAATGATCCAGTTCACGAAAACGTGAATGATGCGCCAAGGCATTAAACATGGTATTCACACCCGGAAAAACGGTCGGTGGATATTTCTGGTATTGATCCGCCAAAGCATCCAGATCTCTCGGATTTGGAATCAAGACATTGGCAAAACCACGGCTTAAACCATAACTGAACAGGCAGATGGTAAATCCATAAATGTGATACAGTGGCAAGGCACAGAATACATATTCATTTTCAGCGGCATAGCGGTCACCAAAATGGCTGATAAACACGGTACTGTTCTGGGCGATATTAAATAGAATATTGCGATGGCTCAGTTCTGCGCCTTTAGAAACACCTGTGGTACCTCCCGTGTATTGCAGAATGACCGTATCTTCCTGATGTTGTACAGGCGGTTCAAAATCAATAATCTTTACCTGATTTATTGCCTGTCTAAAGTCAGAAAACTGTTTATCCGGATATTGTGCTGCCTGACTATAAACAGCACTTGGCTGCTCTTGAATAAAATCCAGCGGATGCGTCGAAATGACATATTTGAGTTGAGGACATTCATCTAGTGCTGTTAATTGCTCCAAAGTCTGTCCCAGGATAATCAAGGCTTTAGCACCTGAATCCTGTAGCTGATGATAGAGCTCGCGCTGGGTGTACATGGGATTGACATTGACCAGCACATAACCGGCACGAATAATGGCGAAGGTCGCAATTGGATACTGAATAATATTTGGCAACATCACTGCAATACGGCTGCCAGCAGTCAGTCCAAGACTCTGTAAATAGCTTGCCAGTTTCTGACTATACATATCGACATCTTGATAGCTGAATTTGCGATCCAGATAGATAAATGCGGTTTTATCCTGAAATTTCACCAAATTCTCAGCAATTGTCGTGCTCAGGGTTTTCTCAGGATCTGGCCGGGTAAACTCCGGATTGATATTCCACTTTTTATATTCTTCCATCCATGGCTGACTGCTCATGACTATACTCCTGTCCTGGATTTACATTTATTTTGTATTATTTAAACTATAAAATTTTGATTCTAATCAAATATTTTTAAACCACTTTCTGCTGTCTCGATTCAACATACTCGTAGTGATAACCGCTACGAATAAAATGCTGATTTTTATCCCTAAATGAATGAGCATAATCCGGCCAGACCAAAGTCAGCTTGCGACTGACCGGGTCCAGATACCAGCTTTTACAGCTTTCCGATAACCAGACACTACCTTGGGAAAGTTGCTGTAGCTCCTGCATATAGCTATTTTCAGCTTCTTGATCTGCTTCAAAGACCTGAATTTTTTGTTGTTCAAAGAATTGCAAGGCATCTAGAATCAGATCAAACTGGGTTTCCAGAAAATAAAGCGCTGAATTATGCCCACTGCCTGTATTTGGCCCATTCAGGATAAACAGGTTTGGAAAGTTGTGTACGGTCGTTGACTGATAACCCTGCATACCTCTGGACCATTGCTGTTCCAGACTTAAACCCTGTTTACCGACTACCTTTGCGGCATAGGGTGGACGCGCCGCTTCAAATCCTGTCGCAAATACGATGATATCTGCAGAAAATTTATTTCCCGCCTGGCTTAATACACCGTCTTTCGTAACTTCTGCCAATGCTGAGTCTTCAAGTGTGATATTTGGTTTTAGAAAAGTCGGATAATAATCATTAGAAAGCAATAAGCGCTTACAACCAGGTTCATAATTCGGCGTAAGTTTGAGCTGTAATTCAGTATCTGAAATCTGATGTTTTAAGAATTGCAGGCAGTTTTTCTTGACCCGCTCAATCTGGCTTTTCAGATTACGGCGCTGGGCAAAATTGTATTCATTGCCCCAGAACAACGAGTGTCTAAGTGCTGACATACTGTCCGGATCTTTGCGGAAAAGCTGTTTTTCTGATTCAGAATAAGGTCGGTCTGGTCGGGGCAAAATATATGGCGCACTACGTTGTAAGACGGTCAGGCTTTTGGCTGTTTTGGAAATTTCCGGCACAAGCTGGATGGCAGAAGCACCAGAACCCACCACAACGACATGTTGATTTTCCAGATTCAGCTCGTGGTTCCAGCGCGCGGAATGCATCACTTGGCCTTCAAATTCTTCCAGCCCCGGAATTTTCGGGAGATGCTCATCTGCCAGATGCCCGGTTGCGGTAATTAAAATCTCAGCCTGATACAGACCTATAGAGGTGTGAATTTCCCAGATGCGTTCTCGTGCATTCCAGCTGGCCTTTTCCAGTTGGGTATGAAAATTAATATGGGGCCGGATATTTTCCTGATCACAGCATTGAATTAAATAGCGCTGAATTTCTACCCCTTGTGGAAAGACACGCGACCAGTTGGGATTTTTAATAAACGAGAAAGAATATAAATGGGAAGGTACATCACAGGCGACTCCGGGATAGGTATTGTCACGCCAAGTACCGCCCACTTCTGCTGCACG encodes the following:
- a CDS encoding flavin-containing monooxygenase; this encodes MQAKGQRSKILIVGSGFGGLGMAIRLKQQGIHDFKIIERAAEVGGTWRDNTYPGVACDVPSHLYSFSFIKNPNWSRVFPQGVEIQRYLIQCCDQENIRPHINFHTQLEKASWNARERIWEIHTSIGLYQAEILITATGHLADEHLPKIPGLEEFEGQVMHSARWNHELNLENQHVVVVGSGASAIQLVPEISKTAKSLTVLQRSAPYILPRPDRPYSESEKQLFRKDPDSMSALRHSLFWGNEYNFAQRRNLKSQIERVKKNCLQFLKHQISDTELQLKLTPNYEPGCKRLLLSNDYYPTFLKPNITLEDSALAEVTKDGVLSQAGNKFSADIIVFATGFEAARPPYAAKVVGKQGLSLEQQWSRGMQGYQSTTVHNFPNLFILNGPNTGSGHNSALYFLETQFDLILDALQFFEQQKIQVFEADQEAENSYMQELQQLSQGSVWLSESCKSWYLDPVSRKLTLVWPDYAHSFRDKNQHFIRSGYHYEYVESRQQKVV
- a CDS encoding AMP-binding protein, which translates into the protein MSSQPWMEEYKKWNINPEFTRPDPEKTLSTTIAENLVKFQDKTAFIYLDRKFSYQDVDMYSQKLASYLQSLGLTAGSRIAVMLPNIIQYPIATFAIIRAGYVLVNVNPMYTQRELYHQLQDSGAKALIILGQTLEQLTALDECPQLKYVISTHPLDFIQEQPSAVYSQAAQYPDKQFSDFRQAINQVKIIDFEPPVQHQEDTVILQYTGGTTGVSKGAELSHRNILFNIAQNSTVFISHFGDRYAAENEYVFCALPLYHIYGFTICLFSYGLSRGFANVLIPNPRDLDALADQYQKYPPTVFPGVNTMFNALAHHSRFRELDHSSLKTTTGGGASILKSTAELWHEVTGCQIYEGYGLSETSPTATFNPPLSRRFSGTIGLPLAGTEILILNDEGKPVEFNQAGEIAIRGPQVMKGYWQQPEATAHVFTKDGFFLTGDIGCMDEQGYITILDRKKDMILVSGFNVYPNELEGVLSKHPKILECAVIGIDDEKSGQVPKAFIVKQDETLSQDEVMIYLKQQLTSYKLPKYIEFVSGLPKSAVGKILRRELPRTVQPSAKAC